The following coding sequences are from one Armatimonadia bacterium window:
- a CDS encoding Gfo/Idh/MocA family oxidoreductase, which produces MSDASKARIAIVGTGGIAGAHLNGYKTMLDAGFDKFEIAGLCEPYPERRDAFAAKVKEMFGWEPKLFNTAEDLAAGAAAEGIIAADLCTPHAFHHTAAIPCLEAGLDVMVEKPCGITIKASNRILEAARKANRFVAVAEQVRRGIKARAMNWAVNEAHMIGDLRFLSVIGFSNRDFNADAGNYASQWRRLKLLTGGGMIFDAGAHFADMMNFLFGEVDTVSAWLGTFQEVMIDSPELGRKPMDVEDSWMSTIRFKSGLLCNWSWSFSAVGEGVAAQILYGSEGSARDRGGWMHTFQNGADLTMADGSKKTYEEIEAEYKAQLSKEDYARLFPYGVTNDVSLECWDFIDSVLSRRKPEIDAQTTKLTKSLCLALYESSHAGGATVSVQDVFDGKVSAYQDPVNEYWKI; this is translated from the coding sequence ATGTCAGACGCCAGCAAGGCTCGGATCGCGATCGTGGGCACCGGCGGCATCGCCGGCGCGCATCTCAACGGCTACAAGACCATGCTCGACGCCGGCTTCGACAAGTTCGAGATCGCCGGCCTGTGTGAGCCCTACCCGGAGCGCCGGGACGCCTTCGCCGCCAAGGTCAAGGAGATGTTCGGCTGGGAGCCGAAGCTGTTCAACACCGCCGAAGACCTCGCTGCCGGTGCCGCTGCGGAGGGCATCATCGCCGCCGACCTGTGCACTCCGCACGCCTTCCACCACACTGCTGCCATCCCCTGTCTCGAAGCAGGACTCGATGTGATGGTCGAGAAGCCCTGCGGCATCACCATCAAGGCAAGCAACCGCATCCTCGAGGCAGCCCGCAAGGCCAACCGGTTCGTCGCCGTCGCCGAGCAGGTGCGTCGCGGCATCAAGGCCCGGGCCATGAACTGGGCCGTGAACGAAGCTCACATGATCGGCGACCTGCGCTTCCTGTCCGTCATCGGTTTCTCGAACCGCGACTTCAATGCCGACGCCGGCAACTACGCGTCACAGTGGCGCCGTCTCAAGCTCCTCACCGGTGGCGGGATGATCTTCGACGCCGGCGCGCACTTCGCCGACATGATGAACTTCCTCTTCGGCGAGGTGGACACAGTCAGCGCGTGGTTGGGCACCTTCCAGGAGGTCATGATCGACTCGCCGGAGCTCGGCCGCAAGCCCATGGATGTCGAGGATTCCTGGATGTCGACGATCCGCTTCAAGAGCGGACTCCTGTGCAACTGGTCATGGTCCTTCTCAGCGGTTGGCGAGGGCGTCGCAGCGCAGATTCTGTATGGCTCGGAGGGCAGTGCGCGGGACCGAGGCGGCTGGATGCACACCTTCCAAAACGGCGCCGACCTGACGATGGCTGACGGCTCGAAGAAGACCTACGAAGAGATCGAGGCGGAGTACAAGGCCCAGCTCAGCAAGGAGGATTACGCGAGGCTGTTCCCCTACGGCGTAACCAACGACGTGTCCCTGGAGTGCTGGGACTTCATCGACTCGGTGCTCAGCCGCCGCAAGCCCGAGATCGACGCGCAGACCACCAAGCTGACCAAGTCGTTGTGCCTGGCGCTCTACGAATCCTCGCACGCCGGCGGCGCGACCGTCAGTGTCCAGGATGTCTTCGACGGCAAGGTCTCAGCCTACCAGGATCCGGTCAACGAGTACTGGAAGATCTAG
- a CDS encoding aldo/keto reductase has product MQYRKLGNSDLEVSAVGMGCWAIVGDSTWGPQDEADTHQAIRAALESGVNFFDTAEAYGDGFSEQILGEFFKGMRDQVILASKALPTHHTPASLRKSCEDSLRRLQTDYLDLYQLHWPCREVTFTETWDTLLALQREGKIRELGVSNFGPQDLTELMASGTPVSNQLCYNLLFRAVEYEIQPLCVEHGIGIICYSPLMQGLLTGKFTHADQVPEGRARTRHFAATRPQSRHTEEGAEEETFAAIAKISAVCSELGEPMADVALAWLLAQPAVTTVISGMRNADQARQNACAADLSLDPQILARLSDATRPVKDKLGANADMWDTESRIR; this is encoded by the coding sequence ATGCAGTACCGCAAACTGGGCAATTCCGATCTTGAGGTCTCAGCCGTCGGCATGGGCTGCTGGGCCATCGTCGGCGACTCCACCTGGGGTCCTCAGGATGAGGCCGACACCCACCAGGCAATCAGGGCCGCTCTCGAGTCCGGCGTGAACTTCTTCGACACGGCCGAGGCTTACGGTGATGGCTTCTCCGAGCAGATCCTCGGCGAGTTCTTCAAGGGCATGCGCGACCAGGTGATTCTCGCCTCGAAGGCTCTCCCGACTCATCACACTCCGGCCAGCCTCCGCAAGTCCTGCGAAGACAGCCTGCGTCGCCTCCAGACAGACTACCTCGACCTGTACCAGCTCCACTGGCCCTGCCGCGAAGTCACCTTCACCGAGACCTGGGATACCCTCCTGGCGCTGCAGCGCGAGGGCAAGATCCGTGAGCTCGGCGTCTCCAACTTCGGCCCACAAGACCTCACCGAGTTGATGGCCTCGGGCACTCCTGTCTCGAACCAACTGTGCTACAACCTGCTGTTCCGCGCCGTCGAGTACGAGATCCAGCCCCTGTGCGTGGAGCACGGAATCGGCATCATCTGCTACAGCCCGCTCATGCAGGGACTGCTCACCGGCAAGTTCACCCACGCCGACCAGGTGCCGGAGGGTCGCGCTCGCACCCGGCACTTCGCTGCGACTCGCCCGCAGTCACGCCACACCGAGGAGGGCGCCGAGGAGGAGACCTTCGCGGCCATCGCCAAGATCTCTGCTGTCTGTAGTGAACTCGGCGAGCCCATGGCCGACGTCGCTCTCGCCTGGCTGCTGGCTCAACCGGCTGTCACCACCGTCATCTCCGGAATGCGCAACGCCGACCAGGCACGCCAGAACGCCTGCGCCGCCGACCTTAGCCTCGACCCCCAGATTCTGGCCCGCCTCAGCGACGCCACCAGGCCCGTCAAAGACAAGCTCGGCGCGAACGCTGATATGTGGGACACCGAGTCGCGTATTCGCTAG
- a CDS encoding FAD-dependent oxidoreductase: protein MDTVMQSQREVPVIADVDVCVIGGGPGGLPAALAAARQGADTMVVEMQGFFGGMATAGQVGPILGHTGSRAHNPTIAGIAQEICERMAAIGEATPWEEAVKQWGISFNTEGLKVIADRMIQEAGVKTMLHTFFVDSVVESGRMTHALVASKSGLQAIRAKVFVDATGDADVAFRAGCECTHGRPADGKPMAMGSMFRIGGTETLTPEVRKACMEKTREAVQAGLNMYNAGMGGHGSTIRAGEASVNMTRYGGDSAKVADLTEGEFVTRDLAWKVLEVWRSVPGAEGLYMISTPPHVGVRESRQIVGDFRLTGADVVEGRKYDDSVARCSYWIDIHCPRGMVSGGQVHLCKKSCPQSDCYMLTEHLEELPEELYPPDGDWCSIPYGTLVPKGIEGILVSGRCISADYQAMAASRVMGPCLAIGEAAGTAAGIAVKAGVTPREVDVQALRKTLTDNGALV, encoded by the coding sequence ATGGATACCGTAATGCAGTCTCAGCGTGAAGTGCCTGTGATCGCCGATGTAGATGTGTGCGTGATCGGCGGCGGCCCCGGCGGGTTGCCCGCTGCCCTCGCAGCCGCACGGCAGGGCGCTGATACGATGGTCGTCGAGATGCAGGGCTTCTTCGGTGGCATGGCGACGGCGGGGCAGGTCGGCCCGATCCTCGGTCACACGGGCTCGAGAGCTCACAACCCGACGATTGCCGGCATCGCGCAGGAGATCTGCGAGCGCATGGCGGCCATCGGGGAGGCGACTCCGTGGGAGGAAGCCGTCAAGCAGTGGGGCATCTCCTTCAACACCGAGGGGCTCAAGGTCATCGCCGACCGGATGATCCAGGAGGCCGGAGTGAAGACGATGCTGCACACCTTCTTCGTGGACAGCGTCGTCGAGTCGGGCCGGATGACCCATGCCCTGGTCGCGAGCAAGTCCGGCCTTCAGGCAATCCGCGCCAAGGTCTTCGTCGATGCCACAGGTGATGCCGATGTCGCCTTTCGTGCCGGCTGCGAGTGCACCCACGGACGCCCGGCTGATGGGAAGCCCATGGCTATGGGCAGCATGTTCCGCATCGGCGGAACGGAGACGCTGACGCCTGAAGTCCGGAAAGCCTGCATGGAGAAGACGCGCGAAGCGGTGCAGGCAGGACTGAACATGTACAACGCCGGCATGGGCGGTCATGGCTCGACGATTCGGGCCGGTGAGGCATCGGTCAACATGACGCGGTACGGGGGAGACTCGGCGAAGGTGGCCGACCTCACCGAGGGCGAGTTCGTGACCCGCGACCTGGCCTGGAAGGTGCTGGAGGTATGGCGGTCCGTGCCCGGCGCCGAGGGGCTGTACATGATCTCGACGCCGCCGCATGTGGGAGTGCGCGAGTCGCGGCAGATCGTCGGCGACTTCCGCCTGACCGGCGCCGACGTCGTCGAGGGCCGCAAGTACGACGACAGCGTGGCCCGCTGCAGCTACTGGATCGACATCCACTGCCCGCGAGGGATGGTCTCCGGCGGCCAGGTACACCTGTGCAAGAAGTCCTGCCCGCAGTCGGACTGCTACATGCTCACCGAGCACCTCGAGGAGCTGCCTGAGGAGCTGTACCCGCCCGACGGCGACTGGTGCAGCATCCCCTACGGAACGCTGGTGCCGAAGGGCATCGAGGGCATCCTGGTCTCCGGACGCTGCATCTCCGCCGACTACCAGGCCATGGCTGCCAGTCGTGTGATGGGTCCGTGCCTGGCGATTGGCGAGGCTGCGGGAACTGCTGCGGGAATCGCCGTCAAGGCCGGAGTGACGCCGCGCGAGGTCGACGTGCAGGCCCTGCGCAAGACTCTCACCGACAACGGGGCGCTTGTGTAG
- the deoC gene encoding deoxyribose-phosphate aldolase produces the protein MRIDSTQFVRMIDQALLKPDVTLDDLAAFAEKCLAYQFKLACVNSCHVAALNRLLEGSGVLVGATVGFPFGTASSEAKCAEAHAAIADGADELDMVINIGLLRSGKEAAVRADIAGVVRQAQGHPVKVILENCYLTDEQKRIGCRLVAEGGAQFAKTSTGLATGGATVEDVALMREATAGTAVHIKAAGGIRDAAAALAMIRAGASRLGISTGDRIADEFRSLYPDGVEL, from the coding sequence GTGCGGATCGACAGCACTCAGTTTGTGCGGATGATCGACCAGGCGTTGCTCAAGCCCGACGTCACTCTCGACGACCTGGCGGCCTTCGCCGAGAAGTGTCTCGCCTACCAGTTCAAGCTCGCCTGCGTCAATAGCTGTCACGTGGCGGCGCTGAACAGGCTGCTCGAAGGCTCGGGTGTCCTGGTCGGCGCCACCGTCGGCTTTCCCTTCGGAACGGCCTCCTCCGAGGCGAAGTGTGCCGAGGCCCATGCCGCCATCGCCGACGGCGCCGACGAGCTGGACATGGTCATCAACATCGGGCTGCTGCGAAGCGGCAAGGAAGCGGCGGTTCGCGCCGACATTGCGGGAGTAGTCCGCCAGGCCCAGGGGCATCCGGTCAAGGTCATCCTGGAGAACTGCTACCTCACCGACGAACAGAAGCGCATCGGCTGCCGCCTGGTAGCCGAAGGGGGAGCCCAGTTCGCGAAGACCTCCACCGGCCTGGCGACGGGCGGCGCAACCGTCGAGGATGTGGCGCTCATGCGCGAGGCGACCGCGGGAACCGCTGTGCACATCAAGGCTGCCGGCGGGATCCGCGACGCAGCGGCAGCGCTGGCCATGATCCGCGCCGGTGCCAGTCGCCTCGGGATCTCCACCGGCGACCGGATCGCCGACGAGTTCCGCAGCCTCTACCCCGACGGCGTCGAGCTCTAG
- a CDS encoding CHAD domain-containing protein — MAKPQALEGVTPDTPVGQAMSAVLLPKAQAVLSYEAEVRAGDVDGLHDMRVATKRLREAARLFRPAFGKQRLDRHLEHLERLNDALGVGRELDVLGLQLQGLAGRRDGLAEGLQPLMEKLAADRRDKDGNLAATLNATLPFLSADFDRLVHDRAEAHAPVWEMPLVKLGREAVASRAKKAFALEKEACEPTKLREFHRMRIAVKKLKYALEVFLDLFGKRVREAYEPIADLQEVMGLVHDCDVLIGVLGASRAKPLTPEVADEALALARTDRATLHTQTLALLASMHEQGLPKRLRGLKD; from the coding sequence ATGGCGAAGCCCCAGGCCCTGGAGGGCGTCACACCTGACACCCCCGTTGGCCAGGCCATGTCGGCGGTTCTGCTACCCAAAGCCCAGGCTGTGCTCAGCTACGAAGCCGAGGTCAGAGCAGGCGACGTTGACGGCCTTCATGACATGCGCGTGGCAACGAAGCGATTGCGAGAGGCGGCTCGTCTGTTCCGCCCGGCTTTCGGCAAACAGCGCCTTGACCGGCATCTGGAGCACCTGGAACGTCTGAATGACGCCCTGGGTGTGGGCCGTGAGTTGGACGTACTCGGCCTGCAACTGCAAGGCTTGGCCGGTCGTCGCGATGGCCTGGCAGAGGGCCTGCAGCCCCTGATGGAGAAGCTCGCGGCGGACCGCCGTGACAAGGACGGAAACCTCGCAGCGACCCTGAACGCCACCTTGCCCTTCCTGAGCGCCGACTTCGACCGGCTTGTGCATGACCGCGCCGAGGCCCATGCCCCCGTCTGGGAGATGCCGCTGGTCAAGCTCGGTCGTGAAGCCGTGGCCTCCAGGGCTAAGAAGGCCTTTGCGCTGGAGAAGGAAGCCTGCGAGCCCACGAAGCTCCGCGAGTTCCACCGGATGCGGATCGCCGTCAAGAAGCTCAAATACGCCCTGGAGGTGTTCCTCGATCTCTTCGGCAAGAGGGTGCGCGAGGCTTACGAACCGATTGCCGACCTGCAGGAAGTGATGGGCCTGGTGCATGACTGTGATGTGCTGATCGGCGTCCTGGGGGCCTCGCGGGCGAAGCCCCTAACGCCGGAAGTCGCCGACGAGGCGCTGGCCCTGGCGCGGACCGATCGGGCGACCCTGCACACCCAGACGCTGGCCCTGCTGGCCTCGATGCACGAGCAGGGACTGCCAAAGCGCCTTCGGGGCCTGAAAGACTGA